In one window of Cyanobacterium stanieri LEGE 03274 DNA:
- a CDS encoding UPF0182 family protein, whose amino-acid sequence MAQVYKSPTKLIIFNHKIIITLLSLVMIGWLSIIGISRLGVEILWFDKLGYLETFWTQFKTKLLLGLGTFSISLFFLLTNIVITNKQVDHQQLYKRHKLEKFAPQSSPLGLKSLLFLLIMFSLAVGLSIIFYTQTANQAWMLSINLPNVQPRLESPFRLGAIAHLLGNISTTIWQGMIVLTIVILLLTKTRFWLTFTAFYASVIFALINSGYWIKFLQFFNSVDFGKTEPLFNHEISFYIFKLPFIQIIDIWIQGLFFYSISASLIIYLISNRSISEGEFKGLSRYQLRHIYILLSGLMFTIAIIHWLNRYGLVFSKRGVVYGAGYTDININLPLETTGAIIALGIGIWLLIKSVTGYGKENKNKKGLPFSLLPFICYVVFYGGGLGVAEIFQNTIVQPNEFDLEQTYIERNIQQTRAAFNLDEIDVRTFNPDGSLTLEDIQENNLTIDNIRLWDSRPILEANRQLQQIRPYYVFPDADIDRYNIKNDQGNSDYTQVIVAPRELDYELVPEQAKTWVNEHLTYTHGYGFTMSPVNRVQQGGLPFYFISDIGSELDPGELRVSSPAIRESLPVVRPRIYFGELTNTYVMTNTKFPEFDFPSAEENFSTTYGGLAGINIANPWNKFAFAVHLRDWRMLLTDNFTPESRILFRRNINERIKAIAPFLYYDRDPYLVVADGQPDDSNHLYWLIDAYTISNYYPYSDPGENQFNYIRNSVKVLVDAYNGRTTFYISEEKDPLIRSWKKIFPELFQPLENMPSDLIEHIRYPIDLFSTQSERLLTYHVQNTQVFYNREDQWQIPEEIYGDEALSINPYYLIMKLPIADQEEFILLHPYTPISRPNLIAWLAARSDGENYGKLLLYQFPKQELVFGPDQIEALINQDPLISGQISLWNRQGSKAIQGNLLVIPIEQSLLYVEPVYLEADQNSIPALTRVIVVYDNRIVMANSLQEAIDGVFASPEDTSPSTIIRPLRELGIE is encoded by the coding sequence ATGGCACAGGTATATAAAAGCCCCACTAAATTAATTATTTTTAACCATAAAATTATTATTACTCTTTTGTCTTTAGTGATGATTGGATGGTTGAGCATTATCGGAATAAGTCGTTTAGGAGTGGAGATTCTTTGGTTTGATAAGTTAGGTTATTTAGAAACTTTTTGGACTCAATTTAAAACTAAACTATTATTAGGACTAGGAACTTTTTCTATTTCTTTATTCTTCCTTTTAACTAATATTGTAATTACTAATAAACAAGTAGATCATCAACAATTATATAAGCGACATAAGTTAGAAAAATTTGCTCCCCAATCTTCTCCTTTAGGCTTAAAATCTCTGTTGTTTTTGTTGATTATGTTTAGTTTAGCGGTGGGTTTAAGTATCATTTTTTATACTCAAACAGCTAACCAAGCATGGATGTTAAGTATTAATTTACCCAATGTACAACCACGGCTAGAGTCTCCTTTTCGTCTAGGGGCGATCGCCCATCTCCTTGGCAATATATCCACCACCATTTGGCAAGGTATGATAGTTCTTACTATCGTTATTTTATTATTAACTAAAACAAGATTTTGGTTGACTTTTACTGCTTTTTATGCTAGTGTGATTTTCGCTCTAATTAACTCTGGTTATTGGATTAAATTTTTGCAGTTTTTCAATAGCGTGGATTTTGGTAAAACTGAGCCATTATTTAATCATGAAATTAGTTTTTATATTTTTAAATTACCCTTTATACAGATTATAGATATTTGGATACAAGGACTATTTTTTTATAGTATTAGTGCTAGTTTAATCATTTACTTAATCAGTAATCGCAGTATCAGCGAGGGAGAATTTAAAGGACTATCCCGTTATCAACTAAGGCATATATATATATTATTGAGCGGTTTAATGTTCACCATTGCGATTATTCATTGGTTAAATCGTTATGGGTTGGTATTTTCCAAGAGGGGGGTAGTTTACGGTGCAGGTTATACCGACATCAATATCAATTTACCCTTAGAAACCACAGGGGCAATCATAGCTCTAGGTATTGGCATTTGGTTGTTAATAAAATCTGTCACGGGTTATGGCAAAGAGAATAAAAATAAAAAAGGCTTACCCTTTTCCTTATTACCCTTTATCTGTTACGTTGTTTTTTATGGTGGAGGCTTGGGAGTTGCTGAAATTTTCCAAAATACCATCGTACAACCCAACGAGTTTGACTTAGAACAAACTTACATCGAGAGAAATATTCAACAAACAAGAGCGGCTTTTAATTTAGATGAAATTGATGTTAGAACATTTAACCCCGATGGCTCTCTTACCCTAGAAGATATTCAGGAAAATAACCTTACCATTGATAATATACGCTTATGGGATAGCCGTCCCATTCTCGAAGCTAATCGACAATTACAACAAATTAGACCTTACTATGTTTTTCCTGATGCAGATATTGATCGCTACAATATCAAAAATGACCAAGGAAACAGCGATTATACTCAAGTAATTGTTGCCCCTAGGGAATTAGATTATGAATTAGTACCCGAACAGGCGAAAACTTGGGTAAACGAGCATTTAACCTATACCCATGGTTATGGTTTTACCATGTCTCCCGTCAATAGGGTACAACAGGGGGGCTTACCATTCTATTTTATCAGTGATATTGGTTCAGAATTAGACCCAGGAGAATTAAGGGTTTCTTCCCCTGCCATTCGTGAGAGTTTGCCGGTGGTGCGTCCTCGTATTTATTTTGGGGAATTAACTAATACTTATGTGATGACTAACACGAAATTTCCTGAGTTTGATTTTCCTAGCGCCGAGGAGAATTTTAGTACAACCTATGGGGGTTTAGCTGGGATTAATATTGCTAACCCTTGGAATAAATTTGCTTTTGCGGTTCATTTGCGGGATTGGCGGATGTTACTCACCGATAATTTTACCCCTGAGAGTCGTATTTTATTTCGTCGTAATATTAATGAACGAATAAAGGCGATCGCCCCTTTCCTTTACTATGATCGAGATCCTTATTTAGTGGTAGCAGACGGGCAACCCGACGACTCCAACCACCTCTATTGGCTCATTGATGCCTATACCATCTCTAACTACTACCCCTATTCAGATCCTGGAGAAAATCAATTTAACTACATTCGTAACTCAGTAAAAGTCTTAGTGGATGCCTATAACGGACGAACTACTTTTTATATTAGTGAAGAAAAAGATCCCCTCATTCGTTCTTGGAAAAAAATATTTCCTGAGTTATTCCAACCCTTAGAAAATATGCCCTCGGACTTAATCGAACATATCCGCTACCCCATCGATTTATTTAGTACCCAATCCGAAAGACTACTCACTTACCATGTGCAAAATACCCAAGTATTTTATAACAGAGAAGACCAATGGCAAATACCCGAGGAAATTTATGGCGATGAGGCATTATCCATTAATCCCTATTATTTGATCATGAAATTACCCATTGCCGATCAAGAAGAATTTATATTATTACATCCCTACACCCCCATATCTCGTCCTAACCTCATTGCATGGTTAGCCGCCAGGAGTGACGGAGAAAACTATGGTAAATTACTGCTATATCAATTCCCGAAACAAGAGTTAGTATTTGGCCCAGATCAAATTGAGGCTTTAATAAACCAAGATCCCCTAATTTCAGGGCAAATCTCCCTCTGGAATCGTCAGGGTTCAAAGGCTATCCAGGGTAATTTATTAGTAATTCCCATCGAACAATCTTTATTATATGTTGAACCCGTTTACCTAGAAGCAGACCAAAATAGTATTCCTGCTCTGACTAGGGTAATTGTGGTCTATGATAATCGCATTGTCATGGCAAATAGTCTCCAAGAGGCGATCGATGGTGTTTTTGCCTCTCCTGAAGACACTTCCCCATCAACCATTATCAGACCTTTACGGGAATTGGGCATAGAATAA
- the acpP gene encoding acyl carrier protein codes for MNSEIFEKVKEIVVEQLDVDAADVTPEANFANDLDADSLDVVELVMALEEAFEIEISDEEAEKILTVGAAVEHIQAKTKATA; via the coding sequence ATGAACTCAGAAATATTTGAAAAAGTAAAAGAAATCGTAGTAGAACAATTAGACGTAGATGCAGCAGATGTCACCCCCGAAGCAAATTTTGCTAACGACTTAGACGCTGATTCTTTAGACGTTGTAGAATTAGTCATGGCCTTAGAAGAAGCCTTCGAGATCGAAATCTCCGACGAAGAAGCCGAGAAAATTTTAACCGTAGGAGCAGCGGTAGAACATATCCAAGCTAAAACCAAAGCGACTGCTTAA
- a CDS encoding site-2 protease family protein, with protein MLDLPENFFIFAIGAIALIILAWGYNRGKQLGEIGILAWLQSVSLMTPWLLFFIFLATGIYINLIGITLLLILSAALYIYLGKQIRKKALEQNINSINFNNIILKTEKENTEKENNNPEKPLVTDNNNSSFRNQVPEPNFTPIDEEDIKIIKGIFSIDTFFSTETIPYQEGAIFKGNLRTEADIAHERLTQKLTEKLGEKYRLFLVETPDGKPVVIILPSSNDPKPLTLVQKNLALVLLVATAFTSIEAISILLGFDLIDNWNRYPESLPLTLGLWLILFVHEMGHRIMAEKHNIKISLPFLLPNIQIGTFGAITRFESLIPNRSVLFDIAFAGPALGGALSLVMLFLGLIMSGGNNALEIPTLFFQGSILVGGLAKLILGSSLSNQTIGIHPLMILGWLGLVITALNCLPAGQLDGGRIVQAIYGRKIARRATIITLIVLGIVSLFNTVNSLPFYWAIIILFLQRDLERPSLNELTEPDDTRAGWGLLLIFVALITLIPITPSLAIRFGIGI; from the coding sequence ATGTTAGATTTACCCGAAAACTTTTTTATTTTCGCCATAGGTGCGATCGCCCTTATAATCCTAGCTTGGGGTTACAATCGAGGCAAACAATTGGGAGAAATAGGAATCCTTGCATGGTTACAATCCGTCTCATTAATGACTCCTTGGCTACTATTCTTCATTTTTCTAGCCACAGGAATTTATATCAACCTCATCGGCATTACCCTACTACTAATACTATCTGCCGCACTATATATCTATCTAGGCAAACAAATCAGAAAAAAAGCCCTCGAACAAAACATTAACTCCATCAACTTCAATAACATAATCTTAAAAACAGAAAAAGAAAACACAGAAAAAGAAAACAACAACCCAGAAAAACCCCTAGTTACCGACAACAATAACTCATCATTCCGTAATCAAGTTCCAGAACCAAACTTCACCCCCATCGACGAAGAAGACATTAAAATAATAAAAGGCATATTCAGCATCGATACCTTTTTTAGCACCGAAACCATTCCCTATCAAGAAGGGGCTATATTCAAAGGTAATCTACGAACCGAAGCCGACATTGCCCATGAAAGACTAACCCAAAAATTAACCGAAAAACTAGGAGAAAAATATCGCCTCTTTTTAGTAGAAACCCCCGACGGCAAACCCGTAGTCATAATTTTACCCAGTAGTAACGATCCCAAACCCCTTACCCTCGTACAAAAAAACCTTGCCTTAGTGCTATTAGTAGCCACCGCCTTCACTTCCATTGAAGCCATCAGTATCCTATTAGGATTTGACTTAATCGATAATTGGAATCGCTATCCAGAATCCCTGCCCCTTACCCTTGGACTGTGGTTAATTCTTTTCGTCCATGAAATGGGACATCGCATCATGGCAGAAAAACATAACATTAAAATCAGTTTACCCTTCCTATTACCTAACATTCAGATAGGGACTTTTGGGGCTATCACTCGCTTTGAGAGCTTAATTCCTAACCGTAGTGTCTTATTTGACATCGCCTTTGCCGGGCCTGCCCTAGGGGGTGCATTATCATTAGTCATGCTTTTCCTTGGCTTAATTATGTCGGGGGGAAACAATGCCCTAGAAATTCCCACCCTCTTTTTTCAGGGTTCAATTTTAGTGGGTGGTTTAGCAAAATTAATTCTTGGCTCTAGCTTATCCAATCAAACCATAGGCATTCATCCTCTGATGATTTTAGGTTGGTTAGGATTAGTTATTACTGCTCTTAATTGTTTACCTGCGGGGCAATTAGACGGAGGTAGAATTGTTCAAGCTATCTATGGTCGTAAAATCGCTCGACGAGCCACCATCATCACCTTAATTGTCCTAGGTATTGTTAGTTTATTCAATACGGTTAATTCTTTACCTTTTTATTGGGCAATTATTATTTTATTTTTACAAAGAGATTTAGAGCGTCCAAGTTTAAATGAATTAACCGAACCCGATGACACTCGAGCCGGTTGGGGTTTATTACTCATTTTTGTGGCTTTAATTACCCTGATTCCCATTACTCCTAGTTTAGCCATTCGGTTTGGCATTGGTATTTAA
- a CDS encoding glycogen/starch/alpha-glucan phosphorylase, with protein MVETTISKNNLKVEDDRTGMSPETLKQAFLDNLFYIQGVNQNKASKYDYYVALAYTIRDRLLHRFLKTLETYRENNSKTVCYLSAEFLMGRHLGNNLVNLDIYHEVEQVIKELDLDLEELLEQEPDPGLGNGGLGRLAACFLDSLASLEIPAIGYGIRYEFGIFHQLIRDGWQAEVPDNWLRFGNPWEIARPNETIEVKLGGYTQPYCDSKGNCRVSWIPDRTVVAIPHDTPVPGFKTNTVNPLRLWKAEASEEFNFEAFNAGNYDRAVEEKINSETISKVLYPNDNTPAGRELRLAQQYFFVSASLQDLVKRHLGRNQTLDNFHEKVAIQLNDTHPAVAVAELMRLFVDEHAMDWDKSWYITQKTLAYTNHTLLPEALEKWSVSLFKKLLPRHLEIIFEINHRFLEDVRTWYPDNEELLEQVSLIEEGSEQKVRMAHLACVGSHAINGVAALHTELLQKETLRAFAFLWPEKFYNKTNGVTPRRWILLSNPELSKLITEKVGDGWLKDLTMMQGLEKYVDDKDFCDRWRSIKRVNKQRLAEYIFRKQGIEINVDSIFDVQVKRIHEYKRQHLAVLNIIALYNKIKENPDVEVVPRTFIFGGKAAPGYFMAKLVIKLINSVADVVNKDPDVRGRIKVVFLPNFNVSLGQRIYPAADLSEQISTAGKEASGTGNMKFAMNGSLTIGTLDGANIEIRQEAGAENFFLFGLTAEEVSEYKANGYNPMDYYEENPELAQVVNRIRDGYFSHGNRDLFKPIVDYLLYNDQYMLMADFAAYVDCQNKVAEAYKDQEKWTRMSILNSARMAKFSSDRTIREYCKEIWDVDAVNVELK; from the coding sequence ATGGTAGAGACAACAATATCCAAAAATAATCTTAAAGTAGAAGACGATCGCACCGGCATGAGTCCAGAAACCCTCAAACAGGCGTTTTTAGACAACCTCTTCTATATCCAAGGAGTCAACCAGAACAAAGCATCTAAATATGACTACTACGTAGCCCTTGCCTACACCATCAGAGATAGACTACTCCATCGTTTTCTCAAAACCCTTGAAACCTATAGAGAAAACAACAGCAAAACAGTATGTTACCTATCCGCCGAATTTCTCATGGGCAGACACCTAGGCAACAACCTAGTTAACCTAGACATTTACCATGAAGTAGAACAAGTAATCAAAGAATTAGACCTCGACTTAGAAGAATTATTAGAACAAGAACCAGATCCAGGTCTTGGTAACGGTGGTTTAGGAAGACTAGCAGCCTGTTTCCTCGACTCCCTCGCCAGTTTAGAAATACCCGCCATTGGCTACGGCATCCGCTACGAATTCGGTATTTTCCATCAACTCATTAGAGACGGTTGGCAAGCAGAAGTACCCGACAACTGGCTTAGATTTGGCAATCCTTGGGAAATTGCTCGTCCTAACGAAACCATCGAAGTTAAACTAGGAGGCTACACCCAGCCCTACTGCGACTCTAAAGGTAACTGTAGAGTATCTTGGATACCCGATCGCACCGTAGTTGCCATCCCCCACGATACCCCCGTACCCGGTTTCAAAACCAACACCGTAAACCCCCTGCGCCTCTGGAAAGCTGAAGCCAGTGAAGAGTTTAACTTTGAAGCCTTCAACGCAGGAAATTATGACCGTGCCGTAGAAGAAAAAATCAACTCCGAAACCATCTCCAAAGTATTGTACCCCAACGACAATACCCCCGCAGGGAGAGAACTAAGACTAGCTCAACAATATTTCTTCGTTTCCGCCTCCCTCCAAGACTTAGTCAAACGTCATTTAGGTAGAAACCAAACCCTTGACAACTTCCATGAAAAAGTCGCCATCCAACTTAACGACACCCATCCTGCCGTGGCCGTAGCCGAATTGATGCGCTTATTTGTGGATGAACACGCCATGGATTGGGATAAATCTTGGTATATTACCCAAAAAACCCTTGCCTACACTAACCATACTCTCTTGCCCGAAGCATTGGAAAAATGGTCAGTAAGCCTATTCAAAAAACTTTTACCCCGTCACCTAGAAATCATCTTTGAAATTAACCATCGTTTCCTTGAAGATGTGCGCACATGGTATCCCGACAATGAGGAATTACTAGAACAAGTATCCCTCATCGAAGAAGGTTCAGAACAAAAAGTACGTATGGCACACCTTGCCTGTGTGGGTAGCCATGCCATTAATGGGGTTGCCGCCCTCCATACCGAGTTATTACAAAAAGAAACCCTGCGCGCCTTTGCCTTCCTCTGGCCCGAGAAATTCTACAACAAAACCAATGGAGTAACTCCCCGTCGTTGGATTTTACTCAGTAACCCCGAACTTTCTAAGTTAATTACCGAAAAAGTCGGTGATGGTTGGTTAAAAGACTTAACCATGATGCAAGGTTTAGAAAAGTATGTGGATGATAAAGATTTTTGCGATCGCTGGCGCTCCATCAAAAGAGTCAATAAACAAAGATTAGCAGAATATATCTTCAGAAAGCAGGGCATCGAAATTAACGTTGATTCCATTTTTGATGTACAAGTAAAACGTATCCATGAATATAAACGCCAACATTTAGCGGTGTTAAATATCATCGCCCTATACAACAAAATTAAAGAAAATCCCGATGTGGAAGTTGTACCCCGTACCTTTATTTTTGGTGGTAAAGCCGCACCCGGTTACTTCATGGCTAAACTCGTCATCAAGTTAATTAACAGCGTAGCAGATGTCGTCAATAAAGATCCCGATGTGCGGGGTAGAATTAAGGTGGTATTTTTACCTAACTTTAACGTTTCCCTCGGACAAAGGATTTACCCTGCCGCCGATTTATCTGAACAAATTTCCACCGCAGGAAAAGAGGCTTCCGGTACTGGTAATATGAAATTTGCCATGAATGGCTCTTTAACCATTGGTACTTTAGATGGTGCTAACATTGAAATCCGTCAGGAAGCAGGGGCAGAAAATTTCTTCTTGTTTGGTTTGACTGCTGAGGAAGTGTCTGAGTATAAAGCAAATGGTTATAATCCCATGGATTATTATGAGGAAAATCCTGAGTTAGCCCAAGTGGTTAATCGTATTCGGGATGGTTATTTTAGCCATGGTAATCGTGACTTGTTTAAGCCTATTGTCGATTATTTACTTTATAATGATCAATATATGCTCATGGCTGATTTTGCTGCCTATGTGGATTGTCAAAATAAGGTTGCTGAGGCTTATAAGGATCAAGAAAAATGGACAAGAATGTCTATCCTTAACAGCGCCCGTATGGCTAAGTTTTCGAGCGATCGCACCATCAGGGAATATTGTAAAGAAATCTGGGATGTGGATGCGGTTAATGTAGAATTAAAATAG
- a CDS encoding aldehyde dehydrogenase family protein yields MMIATINPTTGETLQTFMALTATEIEHKLDLADSTFQNYRKSSFESRADKLLKVATILEDDAPEWARLMTLEMGKPFQSAIAEVNKCALVCRYYAEHGADFLKDRVVETDASYSYVTYQPLGVILAVMPWNFPFWQVFRFAAPTLMAGNVALLKHASNVPQCALAIATIFKGAGFAKGVFQSLLIESGQVEQVIRDDRVKAVTLTGSELAGQKVASVAGEVLKKSVLELGGSDPFIVLEDADLEEAATVAVEGRMRNNGQSCIASKRFIVVEAIAPKFEKLLLEKFQALKIGDPMAEDTDIGPLATPAILAELNHQVQKTIDMGARVVMGGKPLQGKGNFYPPTILTNIPEDSPAMTEEFFGPVALLFTVKDVQRAIALANNTSLGLGACVWTQNEKNIERCIRDIEAGSLFINDMVKSDVRLPFGGIKRSGYGRELSVEGIREFVNIKTIWQK; encoded by the coding sequence ATCATGATCGCTACCATTAACCCCACCACTGGAGAAACCCTTCAAACCTTCATGGCTTTAACCGCCACTGAAATTGAGCATAAATTGGACTTAGCGGATTCTACGTTCCAAAACTATCGCAAAAGTTCTTTTGAATCAAGGGCAGATAAATTATTGAAGGTGGCAACTATTTTGGAAGATGATGCCCCCGAATGGGCTAGGTTGATGACTTTGGAGATGGGAAAGCCTTTTCAAAGTGCGATCGCAGAGGTCAACAAGTGTGCGCTTGTCTGCCGTTATTATGCAGAGCATGGAGCGGATTTTTTAAAAGATCGAGTGGTGGAAACGGATGCTTCCTATAGCTATGTAACTTATCAACCATTGGGGGTTATTTTGGCGGTTATGCCTTGGAATTTTCCTTTTTGGCAAGTTTTTCGGTTTGCTGCCCCTACCCTCATGGCGGGGAATGTAGCCTTGTTAAAACACGCTTCTAATGTTCCTCAGTGTGCCTTGGCGATCGCCACTATTTTTAAAGGAGCAGGATTTGCGAAGGGGGTATTTCAATCACTATTAATAGAGTCTGGGCAGGTGGAGCAGGTGATTAGAGATGATCGGGTAAAGGCTGTAACCTTGACAGGAAGCGAGTTGGCGGGGCAGAAAGTGGCTTCTGTGGCGGGGGAAGTGCTAAAAAAATCCGTGTTGGAGTTGGGGGGAAGTGATCCTTTTATTGTTTTAGAAGATGCTGATTTGGAGGAGGCAGCCACCGTGGCGGTGGAAGGGAGGATGCGCAACAATGGTCAATCCTGCATTGCCTCTAAGCGATTTATTGTGGTAGAGGCGATCGCCCCTAAATTTGAAAAATTATTATTAGAGAAGTTCCAAGCCTTGAAAATAGGAGATCCCATGGCAGAAGATACGGATATTGGCCCTTTGGCTACCCCTGCAATTTTAGCAGAATTGAATCATCAAGTCCAAAAAACCATTGATATGGGAGCAAGGGTTGTCATGGGTGGTAAACCCTTACAGGGGAAAGGTAATTTTTATCCTCCCACTATTTTGACCAATATTCCCGAAGATTCTCCCGCCATGACAGAGGAATTTTTTGGCCCTGTAGCTCTCTTATTTACCGTTAAAGATGTTCAAAGGGCGATCGCCCTTGCCAATAACACTTCCTTAGGATTGGGGGCTTGTGTTTGGACACAAAATGAGAAAAATATCGAACGTTGTATCCGAGACATTGAAGCAGGAAGCCTATTCATTAACGATATGGTAAAATCCGATGTTCGTTTACCCTTTGGAGGTATCAAACGTTCTGGTTATGGACGAGAATTGAGCGTTGAAGGTATTCGAGAATTTGTCAATATTAAAACCATTTGGCAAAAATAA
- a CDS encoding alpha/beta hydrolase, with protein MSQGKLQQLWLGLLLFFLMPPLKAIASERVTIRYHNHRMSMTVAELSEFGRSGQMSSSIQRYFRATEQNPQRMQWALTKEIPINPITLSRTLNSPLGLIFLNPLGEIITTPSNRANIEALRGALVTSALDDNKISLMEIVENYPTDEVQIHGDRILETYKTMAKIINPIKFF; from the coding sequence ATGTCACAAGGAAAATTACAACAACTATGGTTAGGGTTACTCCTATTTTTTTTAATGCCCCCACTAAAGGCGATCGCCTCGGAACGGGTCACCATTCGCTATCATAATCATAGGATGTCCATGACCGTTGCTGAACTCTCAGAATTCGGACGTAGTGGACAAATGTCAAGCTCTATCCAGAGATATTTTAGAGCCACCGAGCAAAACCCCCAACGAATGCAATGGGCATTAACCAAAGAAATTCCCATCAACCCCATCACCCTGTCTCGCACCCTCAATAGCCCCCTAGGCTTAATCTTTTTAAATCCCCTCGGAGAAATTATTACCACCCCTTCTAATCGAGCTAACATCGAAGCCCTACGGGGTGCTTTAGTCACTTCCGCCCTAGATGATAACAAAATTAGTTTAATGGAAATTGTCGAAAATTATCCCACCGACGAAGTGCAAATACATGGCGATCGCATCTTAGAAACCTATAAAACCATGGCGAAAATTATCAATCCCATTAAATTCTTTTAA
- a CDS encoding photosystem II reaction center protein K has translation MEATMLLAQLPEAYAMFKPLVDVLPVIPLFFLLLAFVWQAAVGFR, from the coding sequence ATGGAAGCAACTATGTTACTAGCCCAACTACCAGAGGCTTACGCAATGTTCAAACCCTTAGTAGATGTTTTACCCGTAATTCCCCTATTTTTCCTCTTGTTAGCGTTTGTATGGCAAGCGGCAGTAGGTTTTAGATAA